One genomic window of Pseudomonas chlororaphis subsp. piscium includes the following:
- a CDS encoding 2-hydroxychromene-2-carboxylate isomerase, which translates to MSKTVEFFFDLGSPTSYLAYTQLPKICAQTGSQLIYQPMLLGGVFKATGNASPISIPAKGRYTLQDLARYSRRYEVPLAFNPHFPINTLLLMRAVTGMQLRHPQRFVAFIDCLFRALWVEKRNLNDQATVAAVLSEGGFDPLEVLALTNNEEVKNALKDKTEQALQRGVFGAPSMFVDNQLFFGQDRLDFVLEALS; encoded by the coding sequence ATGAGCAAGACCGTCGAGTTCTTTTTCGACCTGGGCAGCCCGACTTCTTACCTGGCCTACACCCAACTGCCGAAGATCTGTGCCCAGACAGGCAGCCAACTGATTTATCAACCCATGTTGCTCGGTGGCGTATTCAAGGCCACTGGCAACGCCTCGCCGATCAGCATCCCCGCCAAAGGGCGCTACACACTTCAGGACCTGGCGCGTTACTCCAGACGTTATGAGGTGCCGCTGGCGTTCAACCCGCACTTCCCGATCAACACCCTGCTGCTGATGCGCGCGGTGACCGGCATGCAGCTGCGACATCCGCAGCGGTTCGTTGCCTTTATCGACTGCCTGTTCCGCGCACTCTGGGTCGAGAAGCGCAACCTGAACGATCAGGCCACGGTGGCAGCGGTACTCAGTGAGGGGGGATTCGACCCGCTCGAGGTGCTGGCCCTGACCAACAATGAAGAGGTCAAGAACGCCCTCAAGGACAAGACCGAACAAGCCTTGCAGCGCGGCGTGTTTGGCGCGCCGAGCATGTTCGTCGATAACCAGTTGTTCTTCGGCCAGGATCGCCTGGACTTTGTCCTCGAAGCCCTGAGCTAA
- the rhtA gene encoding threonine/homoserine exporter RhtA encodes MNDQPRSLASTLFPVGLLLIAMASIQSGASLAKSMFPIVGAQGTTTLRLIFASIIMLLLLRPWRAKLTAKSLRTVIVYGMALGGMNFLFYMSLRSVPLGIAVALEFTGPLAVAIYASRKAIDFLWIALAIIGLLLLIPTSDTSAGIDLIGAGYALGAGVCWALYILFGQKAGADNGVQTAALGVMIAALFVAPIGIVHAGAALLTPTLIPIAIGVAILSTALPYSLEMVALTRMPARTFGTLMSIEPAFGALSGLLFLHEFLSLAQWLAIACIILASVGATLTMRSESKPLVAAD; translated from the coding sequence ATGAATGACCAGCCCCGCAGCCTAGCCTCAACCCTGTTCCCGGTGGGACTGCTGCTTATTGCCATGGCGTCCATCCAGTCCGGTGCGTCACTGGCCAAAAGCATGTTCCCGATCGTGGGCGCGCAGGGCACCACCACGCTGCGCCTGATCTTCGCCAGCATCATCATGCTGCTTCTATTGCGCCCCTGGCGCGCCAAGCTCACCGCCAAGTCCCTGCGCACGGTCATCGTCTACGGAATGGCGCTGGGTGGAATGAACTTCCTCTTCTATATGTCGCTACGCAGCGTTCCCCTGGGAATCGCAGTGGCCCTGGAGTTCACCGGCCCGCTGGCCGTGGCCATTTATGCTTCGCGAAAAGCCATCGACTTTCTCTGGATTGCCCTGGCGATTATCGGCCTGCTGCTGTTGATCCCTACCAGCGATACGAGCGCCGGCATCGACCTGATCGGCGCGGGCTATGCCTTGGGGGCTGGTGTGTGCTGGGCGCTTTACATTCTGTTCGGGCAAAAAGCCGGAGCCGACAACGGCGTCCAGACCGCAGCACTGGGCGTAATGATCGCCGCCTTGTTCGTCGCGCCTATCGGTATCGTGCATGCCGGGGCCGCCTTGCTGACGCCCACCCTGATTCCCATCGCCATCGGTGTGGCCATTCTCTCCACCGCCCTTCCCTACAGCCTGGAGATGGTCGCCCTGACCCGAATGCCGGCGAGAACCTTCGGCACGTTGATGAGTATCGAGCCAGCTTTCGGCGCCTTGTCCGGACTACTGTTCCTCCACGAATTCCTGTCTCTCGCGCAGTGGCTGGCTATTGCCTGCATCATCCTGGCGTCAGTGGGTGCGACCCTGACCATGCGCAGCGAATCGAAACCTTTGGTTGCAGCTGATTGA
- a CDS encoding aminopeptidase P family protein, with protein sequence MSTQPLTNGVVPQRLARTRELMSREGIHALLVPSADPHLSEYLPGYWQGRQWLSGFHGSVGTLIVTADFAGVWADSRYWEQATKELKGSGIELVKLLPGQPGPLDWLAEQTPEGGVVAVDGAVMAVASARTLGNKLQERGARLRTDIDLLNEVWSDRPSLPDQPIYQHLPPQATVSRVEKLGKLRETLKERGADWHFIATLDDIAWLFNLRGGDVSFNPVFVSFALISQQQATLFVALSKVDDALRAVLEQDGISLRDYSEVAAALSAISDGASLLVDPARVTAGLLDNLGSGVKLLEGLNPTTLAKSQKSLADAEHIRQAMEQDGAALCEFFAWLESAWGRERITELTIDEHLTAARTRRPGYVSLSFNTIAAFNANGAMPHYHATEEEHAVIEGDGLLLIDSGGQYLGGTTDITRMVPVGTPSAEQKRDCTRVLKGVIALSRAQFPRGILSPLLDAIARAPIWAEGVDYGHGTGHGVGYFLNVHEGPQVIAYQAAPAPQTAMQPGMITSIEPGTYRPGRWGVRIENLAMNREAGTSEFGEFLKFETLTLCPIDSRCLEPSLLTQDEREWLNAYHAEVRRRLSPLLQGAALEWLNTRTATL encoded by the coding sequence ATGAGTACGCAGCCCTTGACCAATGGAGTGGTCCCCCAGCGCCTGGCGCGCACCCGTGAGCTGATGAGCCGCGAGGGCATTCATGCCCTGCTGGTGCCGTCGGCCGACCCGCACCTGTCGGAGTACCTGCCCGGTTACTGGCAAGGCCGGCAGTGGCTGTCGGGCTTTCACGGTTCGGTCGGCACCCTGATCGTGACGGCGGATTTCGCCGGGGTCTGGGCCGATAGCCGTTATTGGGAACAGGCGACCAAGGAACTCAAGGGCAGCGGTATCGAGTTGGTCAAACTGTTGCCGGGTCAGCCCGGTCCGCTGGACTGGCTGGCCGAGCAGACCCCGGAAGGGGGCGTGGTCGCGGTCGACGGCGCGGTGATGGCGGTGGCTTCGGCGCGAACCCTGGGCAACAAGCTGCAGGAGCGTGGTGCTCGCCTGCGCACCGATATCGATCTGCTGAACGAAGTCTGGAGCGATCGCCCGAGCCTGCCGGATCAGCCGATCTATCAGCATTTGCCGCCCCAGGCCACGGTCAGCCGGGTCGAGAAGCTCGGCAAGTTGCGTGAAACCCTGAAAGAGCGAGGCGCGGACTGGCATTTCATCGCCACCCTCGATGACATCGCCTGGCTGTTCAACCTGCGTGGTGGCGACGTCTCGTTCAACCCGGTATTCGTCTCCTTCGCCCTGATCAGCCAGCAGCAGGCGACGCTGTTCGTGGCGCTGAGCAAAGTCGATGACGCCTTGCGCGCCGTGCTGGAGCAGGATGGCATCAGCCTGCGTGACTACAGCGAAGTGGCCGCCGCCCTGAGTGCGATCTCCGACGGCGCCAGCCTGCTGGTGGATCCGGCGCGGGTCACTGCCGGTTTGTTGGATAACCTCGGTAGCGGCGTGAAGCTGCTGGAAGGCCTGAACCCGACGACATTGGCCAAGTCCCAGAAAAGCCTGGCTGATGCCGAGCATATCCGTCAGGCCATGGAGCAGGACGGTGCGGCGCTCTGCGAATTCTTCGCCTGGCTGGAGTCGGCCTGGGGCCGTGAACGCATCACCGAGCTGACCATCGACGAGCACCTGACTGCGGCCCGCACCCGTCGCCCCGGCTACGTGTCCCTGAGTTTCAACACCATCGCCGCGTTCAACGCCAATGGCGCGATGCCGCATTACCACGCCACCGAAGAAGAGCACGCAGTGATCGAAGGCGATGGCCTGCTGCTGATCGACTCCGGCGGCCAATACCTGGGCGGCACCACAGACATCACCCGCATGGTTCCGGTCGGTACCCCGAGCGCCGAGCAGAAGCGCGATTGCACGCGGGTGCTCAAGGGTGTGATCGCCTTGTCCCGGGCGCAGTTCCCACGGGGCATCCTGTCGCCGCTGCTGGACGCCATCGCCCGCGCGCCGATCTGGGCCGAAGGCGTGGACTACGGGCACGGCACCGGCCATGGCGTGGGGTACTTCCTCAATGTCCACGAAGGCCCGCAGGTGATCGCCTATCAGGCGGCGCCAGCACCGCAAACCGCGATGCAGCCAGGGATGATCACCTCGATCGAGCCGGGTACTTATCGTCCGGGCCGTTGGGGTGTGCGTATCGAAAACCTGGCGATGAACCGTGAGGCGGGCACTAGCGAATTCGGCGAGTTCCTCAAGTTCGAAACCCTGACCCTGTGCCCTATCGATAGCCGCTGTCTGGAGCCTTCGCTGCTGACCCAGGACGAGCGTGAGTGGCTCAATGCCTACCACGCTGAAGTGCGTCGACGCCTGAGTCCGTTGCTGCAAGGCGCGGCGCTGGAGTGGCTGAATACCCGTACCGCAACCCTCTAA
- a CDS encoding SDR family oxidoreductase — MTTATENKKVVLVVGAGDATGGAIAKRFAQEGLVACVTRRSADKLQPLVEAIQQSGGEAHGFACDARKEEEVIALIEQIESEIGPIEALVFNIGANVPCSILEETARKYFKIWEMACFSGFLNAREVAKRMVTRKRGTILFTGATAGLRGAAGFAAFAGAKHGIRALAQSMARELGPLNIHVAHVVVDGAIDTDFIRNSFPEKYALKDEDGILNPEHIADNYWHLHSQPRDAWTFELDLRPWNERW; from the coding sequence ATGACTACAGCCACAGAGAACAAGAAAGTCGTTTTGGTCGTCGGAGCCGGCGATGCCACAGGCGGTGCAATTGCCAAGCGTTTTGCCCAGGAAGGTCTTGTGGCCTGTGTCACCCGACGCAGCGCGGACAAGTTGCAGCCACTGGTAGAGGCCATCCAGCAATCGGGAGGCGAAGCCCACGGGTTTGCCTGCGATGCTCGAAAAGAGGAAGAAGTGATTGCCTTGATCGAACAGATCGAGAGCGAGATCGGCCCGATCGAGGCCCTGGTGTTCAATATCGGCGCCAACGTGCCGTGCAGCATCCTCGAGGAAACAGCGCGCAAATACTTCAAAATCTGGGAGATGGCCTGTTTCTCAGGTTTCCTCAATGCGCGGGAAGTGGCCAAGCGCATGGTCACTCGCAAACGCGGGACCATCCTGTTCACCGGGGCCACCGCAGGCTTGCGTGGCGCAGCGGGCTTTGCCGCTTTTGCCGGAGCCAAGCATGGCATCCGTGCATTGGCGCAAAGCATGGCCCGGGAACTGGGACCGCTGAACATCCACGTTGCTCATGTGGTGGTCGACGGCGCCATCGACACGGACTTCATCCGCAACAGTTTCCCGGAAAAGTACGCACTCAAGGATGAAGACGGCATCCTCAACCCCGAGCACATCGCCGACAACTACTGGCATCTGCACAGCCAGCCACGGGATGCCTGGACCTTCGAGCTGGATCTGCGGCCCTGGAACGAACGCTGGTAA
- a CDS encoding TetR/AcrR family transcriptional regulator: protein MRYSSSHKQETRERLLQSSAVSAKKEGFSTVGVDGLMKAIGLSGGAFYSHFSSKDELFGSIVERELSQSLERLGADGEQSRMRLERCLKHYLSMAHVESPETGCALPTLGAEISRADEVVRQQAEEWICRLQQSWARTLGSDSLAWSILSQCVGALVVARMLVSPDIQRQVLKSSHDEIVRQLPAEDVQ from the coding sequence ATGCGTTATTCATCCAGTCACAAGCAGGAAACCAGGGAGCGATTGCTGCAGAGCAGCGCTGTATCAGCCAAAAAGGAAGGGTTTTCGACTGTGGGGGTCGATGGCCTGATGAAAGCGATCGGGCTGAGTGGCGGTGCGTTCTACAGCCACTTTTCGTCCAAGGATGAACTGTTCGGTTCGATTGTCGAACGGGAACTGAGCCAGAGCCTTGAACGTCTGGGCGCCGATGGCGAGCAAAGCCGGATGCGGCTTGAGCGCTGCCTCAAGCACTATTTGAGCATGGCGCATGTCGAGAGCCCTGAAACAGGCTGTGCGCTACCGACCTTGGGGGCGGAAATTTCACGGGCGGACGAGGTGGTTCGACAGCAGGCAGAAGAGTGGATTTGCCGCTTGCAGCAGAGTTGGGCGCGTACCCTGGGCAGCGATAGCCTGGCCTGGTCGATTCTGTCGCAATGTGTGGGGGCGCTGGTGGTGGCGCGAATGTTGGTCAGTCCAGACATTCAGCGCCAGGTTCTGAAATCGAGCCATGACGAAATTGTTCGTCAGTTACCAGCGGAGGATGTGCAGTAG